Genomic segment of Vibrio azureus:
TCAATTGTGAATTTCATAACTGTAACTTCAGCTTAGCTAATTTTTCAAACTCCAAATTGTATACGCTGAAATTTTATGACTGTAAATTAATTGGGATAGATTGGACTAAAGTGAGCTGGGCTGAGTACCACTTAGATTATGAGTTAAGCTTTACACGCTGTATCATGAACGATTCTTCATTCTTTGGCTTAAAGATGCACGAGTTAAATTTTGATGAATGTAAGCTACACGATACTGACTTTCGAGAAGGTGACTATACTGATTCATCAATGACTTATTGTAACTTTAGACATGCCCTATTTATGCGAACTAATTTACAAGATGTCGATTTCAGCCACTCTGAAGACTATAGAATTGATGTGTTGGAAAATAATATAAAAGGTGCCAAGTTCTCGCGTTTTGAAGCATTAAATTTACTTGATAGTTTGGGCATCGAGTTAGTCGATTGACTATCGTAATGAAAAACGATAAAAACGAGCTATGTGAAATATTTCCACGTCATCCGTAGAAACATTACTCATATGCAAAAACTCTTGTTGGTTTACTTGTCCATACCTGAGACAATGGGTCGGTAACTTACACTAGGCAAAATATTATGAAACTTTTAGTCCGCAATCTAGCACGAACCACGACAGAGCATGAAGTTCGTGTTCTATTCTCTGCTCATGGCACCGTCACTCAGTGTGATTTAATTCTTGATCAAGAAACGGGACAATCTAAGGGCTTCGCTTTCCTTGAAATGCCTGATGAAAGTGAAGCCAAGTCAGCCTTAAACAACTTAAATCTGACCAAAGTAAATGCAAGCAAAATTCGAGTTAAATTCGCTCAAAGTTAAGCCATATAAAAATGGGAGCCAAGTTATCTAGGCTCCCTTTCTATTTAGTTATTTACCGCTTCGAGCTGTAATAATCAATATTTTGAGATATTATCCTTTGAGCAAAAAAACGGCCCAATTACCGCCTTTCACGATAATTAGTTGACAGAAAAAGAGTGACAACGGCTGGTGATCACATTATCTCTTCAATTAAAGAATCTTTAAGCTTCGCAGCAGCGACAATGTTTTCTTTAGACATGTACTGCTTAACATCAGCAATGTCTTTCTCTGCATCAGGGTCTCCGTTTTCTTGCGCGATCTCAAACCAAGCAAGGGCCTTAACAAAGTCACTCCAAGTGCCTTGGCCGTTTCTGTAAGCATAACCTACAGAATATTGACTGTAAGCATCCCCCTGCATGGCTGCACTCATGTAATACTTGAAGGCTTTTTTAGTGTCTGTCGTTTTGAAATTACATGGCTTTTTGAATTCAGAAAAAGAATAAATATCACCCATTTTTGCATTAGAGGAGGCATGTTCATCCTCTTCAATCGCTTTATTAAATAAGTTCATTGCTTTAGCACAGTTTTTTTCAACACCTTCTCCGTACAAATAGGCAATACCAAGATTATACATCGCATCTACATCACCTAAGTTTGCTGCTTTCTCAAACCAATACGCCGATTTAGTGAAATCCTGAGCAATACCAGAGCCTTCATCATATGAAAATGCAAGCTGATACATAGCATCCGAGTATCCAGCAAGAGCAGATGCTAAGTAATAATCGTTAGCTTTTTTAAGATCTCTTGAAGTACCCTCACCATCAAAATACATTACACCTAATGAATAGAGTACATAAGGATCATTACCTGACTCGGCTTTGTGGTACCAAAAAAGGGCTTTTTCATACTGTCCGTCGTTATAGTATTGATCTGCTAAACTCGTGATGGATCTTAAATCACCAGACTGAGCCGCCTTCTTTAGGTATTTGTAACCATGTTGTGCATTTTCTTCATACATTGAATGGTCAATTAAAAGCTCAGCGGCCTGTATCAGTACTTCGTTATCACTTGAGTTTTCAGCTTTCTTTAACAGTATCAAGTCCTCACCTTCAAAACCTTCTATTTCTAGATTGTATGCAAGTGCATTGGCTGAGAATAGCAGTGATATTAACGTTAAAGATGTATAACTTTTTTTTATCATTTCATATATTCCTTTAATCGGGAGAGATCCAAAACAGCGTCAAAAATAAAACATTAAAAATAGTATTCCCCAAAGTGCGAGTGACCTTAACTCGCTGAACGCAGCATCTTGAGGTTACTTGGGTATATCTCTATAAATGATTGCACGCCTGAACGCTAAATCGCCTCACTGAAGATAGCACCTTGAAGTATATTGGGTATAAGAAGCAGACGAAAACGATGATGTAAATCACCTAATACCACAATATAGTAAGATGCTGATTATCCATGTAATGGTTGTAAATTTTTCCTATGGCCAACAGTCACATGAAAGGTCTGGTAGTTCACAGTATTTATTTTTACCCACACAGTTTTCAATTTCACATACTGCTGATGGATCGCAGCAATCTTCTCCTTTATCTTTCTTTTTTCGTCTTTTTTTCTGATCATTCTTTTGAAGTGTACTGTAAGCCTGTTCGCACTCCTGCATTCTGGTTCTTATTTTTCGGTATCCGTGCCAAAGTCCATCTTGCTGTACAATGGCGAGAACAGCATTAGAGCAAGATGGCCCTTTATTAAGGTAGGCATGTGCGCATCTAAATCCCTTATAGGGAGAGATAAAACGCTGATAGAATCGTATCAATATAATCGCTAAAAGTTTCAACTATTATTCCTTTATATACCCAAGTGACTTCAAGATGCTTGATTCAGACTACATTGAGATTTTATCATTTCGTCATTGATTAATTTCTAGCGACATAGGAATATCGATCATACCCTCCCGATTCCGAATATCAGCTACACGCTTAAAACCAAATTTAAGGTACACTTTTTCTGCATTCAGTGCTGAGTTTGTAGTAAAAAAGCCACTATTACCGTTCTGAAGAGAGACTTCTTTTACGGCTTGCCAAAGAGTTCGTGAAAGCCCTTTCCCTTGGTATTTATCGTCTATAAATAAATGCAATAAGTGCTGATAATCTCTAATACCTGCAACGCCTACAACGTTATTTTTAGGAGAAACCGCAACCATATAGAAATAATTGCCAGTCAAATAAGTATGAAGGTTTTCTTCTGACATTGACTGAAGTAAGACTTGATGGATAGAAGGTTCACAAGTTGGACACACATATTTCTGGGTTAGATGGGTAAGTAATTCACTGATGGCTTTTATATCCGTGAGCTCCGCTTTACGAATAGTAATACTCATTCTCTGCTCCTATTATTGTTGTTATATATCCAAGTGACCTCAAGGTGCTTGATGAAGAACGAGGTTACTTGGGTATCAGCATGAGATTATATGAAAAAATTTGAGGCGCCAATAGGCGCCTCAAGTTTCAATTCAATTTTATTTTATTTTATTGAGAGTTACGACGTGCTTTTAAACGCTTCATCATCGCTAATCGGCGCTCTGCTGAGCCTTGATCGGTTGCTGACTGATTCGGGTTATTACGTCGCCCTTGGCGCTGTTTAAACGCGGGTTTAGAGTTGAGTTTTTCGATGTACGAATCACGCTGTTTTGGCTCGTAACCAGCCAGCTCTATACGACGAATACGCTGCTGGATTAAGTTTTCAACCTGAACAACCGTCAATTCTTCTTCACGATTGACAAAAGAAACTGCGTGTCCTTGCTTGCCTGCACGCCCTGTTCTTCCAATACGATGAACATAATCTTCAGCTAAGAATGGCATGTCGTAGTTCACCACATGTGGCAGGTCTTCAATGTCTAAGCCTCGGGCTGCGACGTCCGTCGCCACCATCACGCGAGCTTGACCATTTTTGAACTCATCGAGCGCTCTTCGTCTTGCACTTTGTGCTTTATCACCATGGCAAAGTACCGCCTTAATGCCATCGAGCTTTAACTCCTTAACCACTTCATTCGCTGTTTCTTTATAATTGACGAACACCAGCACTTGCTGCCAGTTTTTGCGCCCAATTAGCTCTGAAAGTAGCTCTGTTTTACGCTCTTGATCAACAGGATAAAGCACATGAGCAATCGTATGAGCGGTCGTATTTGCACGCTCGACTTCAATACGCTTTGGTTTACGTAAAATATCTTTAGCCAGCAGATTGAGTTGGCTTGACGTTGTCGCTGAAAACATCATGATCTGAGGATCTGTTTCCACTTCCATCATGATTTTACGTACGGCATGAATAAAGCCCATATCTAAAATTCTATCGGCTTCATCAAATACAAGAAACTCAAGTTGAGCGACAGACACATTACCTTGCTCTATGTGCTCTTGCAGCCTACCCGGCGTAGCAACAAGGATATCAACGCCATTTTCTAGCGCTGAAACTTGTGATGACATCTTACGTCCACCAAAAATTGCTGCCACAGAAAGCTGCGTGTATTTGGTATACGCCTTGATGTTATCTGCGATTTGTTCCGCCAGCTCACGTGTAGGTGCCATGATCAATGCACGGGTTGTCTTACGAGAGACTCGTCGTGCAGAATCTAATAAACGCTGGATCATGGGTAGCGAAAATGCAGCAGTCTTACCTGTTCCTGTTTGCGCAGTAGCTAGAATATCATGGCCTTTACGCGCCATTGGAATCGCCTTTTGTTGTATTGGCGTTAACTTCTCATAACCGCATTCCGTTAGTGCTTTAACGACTTCTGGCGCAAAACCTTGAGATGAAAATGACATTAGGCGTATTCCTTAAACAAATCTTGAGATAACGTTATTCCAAAAAACAATATCTCTGAGTTAGATGATCTTTAAACAACTTTAAATGTTGGCCGAGCACTATACCCGAATTTGAGGGTTATATCTCACTTTTTTAGCGAAACACGTCTAATCACCCTACTTGCTCGCCCAACAGTGCCCAAGCAACCTCACAACACGCTTTAGAGACCGCATAACTGCAATAAAATCTTCTCAAGTTGATCCCAAGGCATTAATTGACTGTCGATCACTTCAAATCGCGACTCAAAACCTTCTAGGCTGATTTCGTTCACCGATACCACACCATTTACGGAATTAAACGCAAAACAACCACGTTCTGTATTAACCACCGCTTTTACACGTTCCGCAGTCAATGCCGATAACATTGAGAAAAACTGGTCAAAGTCAAACTGATATTCAGCACCAAATATCCAACCACAGCTGTAATGTCCTTGGCCTTGGTTTTCTTTACGTAAATAAGCCTGACCTGGGGGTAATTGAAACTGTGGCTCGTCCTCAGCATGCGCTTTATGGTGAGATTCAATATTTGAAGATGCACTGCCCTGTTGTCGATTAAGATCAAGTACATCTGCTGGTAGCTGCCCATCTTGTGACAATTGGCTGTGTATCTTGGCTGGCGATTGAACGGATACCCACTGATTAAAAACTTCAATATCATCAGGTTGGCAAAGATCCACTTTATTGCCGACGACCACATCAGCACTTTCTAATTGGGAAATGAAGTTTTGATTAGACGTGTATTTCTCTTGGCTCAAATGTCGAGGATCGACCAAGGCCACCGTCGCCTTGAGGTCAACATAAGGTAAGTATTGGTCAGATAATAAGGTGGCAATAATTTGCTTAGGGTGACCTAAACCTGTTGGTTCAATTAATAGACGATCAGGTTGCTGACGCAGCAAGGCCGTAATGCCTACCGATGTGGGCACACCAGCAGTACAGCACATACAACCACCAGGAACTTCTTTGATTAATGCACCTTGATCCGTCATCATCGCGCCATCGATACCAATCTCACCAAACTCATTCACCAATACTGCCCATTTTTCATTTTTAGGCTTATTTTTTAATAAATTAAGTATGGTTGTTGTTTTGCCAACCCCTAGAAAGCCAGTCAGGATATTGGTTGGAACTCGATTTTGCATGATCACTCCAAATCTATTATTTTTTCACAATTATTCTTATGAGTTCGAAGCATACCTCTGATTTTTGTCTTCAACAAGTTATCAATAGCTACTTGGTTTATGTCAATAAGTTAGGTAGAGTAGCCGACCAGTTTAATCACTTGAAGTTCGAAGAGACTGAAAAATGAACCTTGATGAACACGTAATTGACACACTAGAGGAGCTAGAAGCCTTCCTCCACATGATTGAAAGCGGCGCTCTCGGCTTAGAGAGTGTTGCCGGTGTCGCCTTGGCAACAACCAACAGCGATGGCCGTCCATTTGTGGCTGTTTTAGATGAACAACATGAATTGGTCCTTGGACGCTGGGTATCTCAGTCTGTCTATGAAAATGGCAAAGACATCGTACGCAATGGCCCTAGGAAAAAGCACTAAACAACGAAAAAATATACGGCCATATATTACTTGAGTCTAGTTAACCGATAAGATAATAATCATCGGTTAACTAGACTTAATACAGGCCGTCTATTGGCTGATTTTTAAAGGTTTTACCACAGAATCTAGCCTTCAATTTTTAGCGCTAAGCATAATTGGAGTAACTGGCCTAGTTCACCTTCAGGAAAGCCTTTTTTATCAAATCAATAAAAACACATTCCCTCAGTATTTAACGTAATGACAAAGTCGCTTGGTGATCACAGAGTGTCATTGGTTGCTATAAATCATAATTTGACACTTGTGAGTTATTCACCTTGCTAAATTAGCAAGCTATGAATAACTCAACTAATGAAAAGTCGTTTAATTAACTGCCTCGTTTCGGTGGTACAAACCCTTACTATGAAAGACCAAAATCCCAATCATATGGATTTAGAAGTATTGCTTTATCTTCTTCCGTTAAATCATCATAGTTTTTCGATACATCTCTTATTAAGTAAGGAAAAAAATAGTCCATGATTACTTCTTCACCTAAGCCAAGAATTGAACCGTTGCAGCTCCACCTTGAATGATTAAAAACCTCCTCGCTGTACAGTTCATTTGAAATTGGAAACTTAATTACAAATTTGCCGTTGTTAGGTAGTTCCACCCATGCATCAATTCCTTTCGCATCAGAGCTGTAAAAGTTTTCTCCATCTAGCGCCAATTGACAATAACGGGTGAGAACACCATTAAGGTTTTTCAAAACATATGGAAATGAAATGAGTAATAGCTCTATAGTTTGATCAGCAAGAATGAATTTAAGTGCATTTTTTAAGTTATTTTCACGCCGATTTTTTATAGATAAAGGTATACTTGATTCACAATCCAAGCTCTTCATGTTATCTCCTGTATAGAAGCGTATTTCTTAATCCTTTCGTGTGCAGTCATTAAATTGAAATCCTAAAGTATCGAAAGTAGAAATGAGCCTACACTAGCGATGCTGCCCGCATGAGGCAACGCACTTAGCAACGTTTTGACAACTGCTTTACTCGGTTTGTCTGACTGAATCTGTAGTTCAATTGCATCAACAACTTCCAATGCTTCTTTCTTTTCAGCAGTATCTTGAACAAGCCTATCAATTTCGCTTCGAAGGAGCTGTATATACTCTACGATTTCAGAGTTCTGATTGACGATATTAGTTGAGTTGTCTACCGAGTTATTGTTAACTCGAGCATTGTCACCATGGAAGTTGTAAGTAATATTTTGAACTGCTTCCTTAGCTTCTGGAATACCTAACTTTTTAGCTTTGATTTGATAATATGCTGGTATTGAATGAAATTTTTCGTGAAAGCCTGGGTCTATTACTTTGTAAGTTTCTTCACCGCCGCTAGACATAAACCTCTGTATTAGATCATTTGTTTCAATCAAAACATTTGATTGCATAAGGTAAATACCTTTATCTTGCACACTAGCCTTTAAATCCGAATACTCATCACCATTAGTTTTAATAACTTTGATTCGATCTGTCATCATTCTTTGAAATACCATACTTTCTCCTAGGAATTAACAGGTTCAAAAACACAATAGCTCCCTTAGGAAATGAATTAATACTTTTTTCCATTGCTTGGGCGACTAATTTGGGAGACGAAGTGTTTGTAATAACACCTGATGTACTGTTTACTAAACTGACGGATAACAAAGTCACTTCAGCAGCTTTTTCAACCACTTTTGAAGATTAGATCAACTAAACTTTTGTTTCATAATTCTTTATTAACATAACAGCTTATTAGCATTAAAACGGGACATCACGGTCAAGACCATGTGGAAGTTCAAGAGCTTTTGGTTGGAGAACGTCTTCGTTCTTCAATAGAATATCGACCCCCATTTCAGTAATGGAATAAGCGTAATAGTCGTAGCCATCATGAGCGTCAGTTTCTACGGTTTTACTTATATAGCCCATTCTTTCTAGCTTTATTAGTGATATTTGTAACATTGCTTCATTCGCTCCGCGAAAATTGCTAGAAATTCTATGAAATGGTAGCCCCGAAGGGTCTGCGGTATGACTTTGCAGACAAGCCGCTAGAAATTTATAGTCTTGCGCTTTAAGTTCATAGCTACTTGGATTAGCAATAATCTTCTTTGATTCAGAGAGTCCTTCGTGCTTTATTAGACCCAGTCTTTCAACCTCAGATTTAATCAATGTACATGCGCGATTAGTCGCGGATACCAAATCTCCATCAGTTCGATTTGCATCGTAATCAGCAGGGGTCACGCCCAATAAATCAGTTGGAAGGTGCATTTCTACATCACGTGGCTTCAATATGAATGAACGAGACTTGCCAATCGCACCAACAAATAACCCCATCTCAAAGATCACGTTGTCTCTGACTACATGCTTACTTCTGCTTCTGATCGTAGATATATCGTCTGGAGCAAAAATAAAAAGCGCAAAATCTACAAAAGACGATTTCTCTACAAGATCATCTATTGCAGATGACGAAAGCTTAAAAGTGCCATTTTTCCAAAGAGTAACTTCAAACTCATGATCCAAATTTACATTTACTGCCTCGGCAATAGCTAGGCTTTCAACGGATGAAGCAATAAACAATCTTGGTTTTCTCAATTCATTATCTCCATACTCGGATTGACTGCTAACAGCTCAATAGCAAGCGAATCCAGGTTATTCCAAAGCATTTTCCCGTTTGACCCAACACTACAAAGTGACGTTTATGTCATAACTTTCAGAACAGAGCTTTAGCGTTTTCGAGAATGTGAAAAACGGGCGCGTTACCTGTTATCTCCACGAACTAGATGAACATTTTCATACTGTTAAAGCGATGTTAATACGCTACCGCCCTTTACTTATCAGCCACGTAACACACCATCACTA
This window contains:
- a CDS encoding RNA recognition motif domain-containing protein yields the protein MKLLVRNLARTTTEHEVRVLFSAHGTVTQCDLILDQETGQSKGFAFLEMPDESEAKSALNNLNLTKVNASKIRVKFAQS
- a CDS encoding CobW family GTP-binding protein; protein product: MQNRVPTNILTGFLGVGKTTTILNLLKNKPKNEKWAVLVNEFGEIGIDGAMMTDQGALIKEVPGGCMCCTAGVPTSVGITALLRQQPDRLLIEPTGLGHPKQIIATLLSDQYLPYVDLKATVALVDPRHLSQEKYTSNQNFISQLESADVVVGNKVDLCQPDDIEVFNQWVSVQSPAKIHSQLSQDGQLPADVLDLNRQQGSASSNIESHHKAHAEDEPQFQLPPGQAYLRKENQGQGHYSCGWIFGAEYQFDFDQFFSMLSALTAERVKAVVNTERGCFAFNSVNGVVSVNEISLEGFESRFEVIDSQLMPWDQLEKILLQLCGL
- the yidD gene encoding membrane protein insertion efficiency factor YidD, producing MKLLAIILIRFYQRFISPYKGFRCAHAYLNKGPSCSNAVLAIVQQDGLWHGYRKIRTRMQECEQAYSTLQKNDQKKRRKKKDKGEDCCDPSAVCEIENCVGKNKYCELPDLSCDCWP
- a CDS encoding TIR domain-containing protein, encoding MRKPRLFIASSVESLAIAEAVNVNLDHEFEVTLWKNGTFKLSSSAIDDLVEKSSFVDFALFIFAPDDISTIRSRSKHVVRDNVIFEMGLFVGAIGKSRSFILKPRDVEMHLPTDLLGVTPADYDANRTDGDLVSATNRACTLIKSEVERLGLIKHEGLSESKKIIANPSSYELKAQDYKFLAACLQSHTADPSGLPFHRISSNFRGANEAMLQISLIKLERMGYISKTVETDAHDGYDYYAYSITEMGVDILLKNEDVLQPKALELPHGLDRDVPF
- a CDS encoding DEAD/DEAH box helicase, whose product is MSFSSQGFAPEVVKALTECGYEKLTPIQQKAIPMARKGHDILATAQTGTGKTAAFSLPMIQRLLDSARRVSRKTTRALIMAPTRELAEQIADNIKAYTKYTQLSVAAIFGGRKMSSQVSALENGVDILVATPGRLQEHIEQGNVSVAQLEFLVFDEADRILDMGFIHAVRKIMMEVETDPQIMMFSATTSSQLNLLAKDILRKPKRIEVERANTTAHTIAHVLYPVDQERKTELLSELIGRKNWQQVLVFVNYKETANEVVKELKLDGIKAVLCHGDKAQSARRRALDEFKNGQARVMVATDVAARGLDIEDLPHVVNYDMPFLAEDYVHRIGRTGRAGKQGHAVSFVNREEELTVVQVENLIQQRIRRIELAGYEPKQRDSYIEKLNSKPAFKQRQGRRNNPNQSATDQGSAERRLAMMKRLKARRNSQ
- a CDS encoding GNAT family N-acetyltransferase, with the protein product MSITIRKAELTDIKAISELLTHLTQKYVCPTCEPSIHQVLLQSMSEENLHTYLTGNYFYMVAVSPKNNVVGVAGIRDYQHLLHLFIDDKYQGKGLSRTLWQAVKEVSLQNGNSGFFTTNSALNAEKVYLKFGFKRVADIRNREGMIDIPMSLEINQ
- a CDS encoding tetratricopeptide repeat protein, with translation MIKKSYTSLTLISLLFSANALAYNLEIEGFEGEDLILLKKAENSSDNEVLIQAAELLIDHSMYEENAQHGYKYLKKAAQSGDLRSITSLADQYYNDGQYEKALFWYHKAESGNDPYVLYSLGVMYFDGEGTSRDLKKANDYYLASALAGYSDAMYQLAFSYDEGSGIAQDFTKSAYWFEKAANLGDVDAMYNLGIAYLYGEGVEKNCAKAMNLFNKAIEEDEHASSNAKMGDIYSFSEFKKPCNFKTTDTKKAFKYYMSAAMQGDAYSQYSVGYAYRNGQGTWSDFVKALAWFEIAQENGDPDAEKDIADVKQYMSKENIVAAAKLKDSLIEEIM
- a CDS encoding pentapeptide repeat-containing protein, translated to MKAIINDEQYFDEAFEKLLLSSHQYNHVAFEDCYFKDCDFSESTFTHCKFINCEFHNCNFSLANFSNSKLYTLKFYDCKLIGIDWTKVSWAEYHLDYELSFTRCIMNDSSFFGLKMHELNFDECKLHDTDFREGDYTDSSMTYCNFRHALFMRTNLQDVDFSHSEDYRIDVLENNIKGAKFSRFEALNLLDSLGIELVD